One part of the Methylobacterium terrae genome encodes these proteins:
- a CDS encoding capsule biosynthesis protein, translated as MDADEVKRRDRLGSMIAFARRTVPDLRRNAETVEPISPGRRLPALLNPLRWTRVPLVPAAGTQSRVLARLLRNIGLFVLLPTAVVGVYLVFIAADQYVVEARFAVRGEVEPMGNVQLGEFSSLIQKNNSQDSYIVRDYVQSQPMLESAQKELDVARMFTRDEADFWTRYSGDKPIEQLLKYWRKHVQVHIDLVSGVMTLTVQAFTPDDALAIGQHVVARAEALINAISSRAQQDMLRHSKDDLAATEERLRKAHLALREFRNRWGIIDPAKSAEATMSTLLSLRKDKIKAENDLQVLRGSGLDEKSRSIQTIVASLNATNQQIKQLEDTLTSDGMAVGGRHVSDAILEYEGLMVERTIAEKLHDSATVMADRARVAANRQHVYLAVFVPPTRPELSTVPMRGHALFVAFFAFLVVWGCSSLLIAGVKDHNM; from the coding sequence ATGGACGCGGACGAGGTCAAACGGCGCGACAGGCTCGGCAGCATGATCGCGTTCGCGCGGCGCACCGTGCCCGACCTGCGCCGCAACGCCGAGACGGTCGAGCCGATCTCTCCCGGGCGCCGGTTGCCGGCCCTGCTCAATCCCCTGCGCTGGACCCGCGTGCCGCTCGTGCCCGCCGCCGGTACCCAGAGCCGGGTCCTGGCGCGGCTCCTGCGCAACATCGGCCTCTTCGTGCTGCTGCCGACGGCGGTGGTCGGAGTCTATCTCGTCTTCATCGCCGCCGACCAGTACGTGGTCGAGGCCCGCTTCGCCGTCCGCGGCGAGGTCGAGCCGATGGGCAACGTCCAGCTCGGCGAGTTCTCCTCGCTGATCCAGAAGAACAACAGCCAGGACAGCTACATCGTCCGGGACTACGTTCAGAGTCAGCCGATGCTCGAGAGCGCCCAGAAGGAGCTCGACGTCGCCCGGATGTTCACCCGCGACGAGGCCGACTTCTGGACGCGCTACTCCGGCGACAAGCCGATCGAGCAGCTGCTGAAGTACTGGCGCAAGCACGTCCAGGTCCATATCGACCTGGTCTCGGGCGTGATGACCCTGACGGTGCAGGCCTTCACGCCCGACGACGCCCTGGCGATCGGGCAGCACGTCGTCGCCCGCGCCGAGGCGCTGATCAACGCGATCTCGTCCCGGGCGCAGCAGGACATGCTGCGGCACAGCAAGGACGACCTGGCGGCGACCGAGGAGCGGCTGCGCAAGGCGCATCTCGCCCTGCGCGAGTTCCGCAACCGATGGGGCATCATCGATCCGGCGAAGTCGGCGGAGGCGACGATGAGCACCCTGCTCTCCCTGCGCAAGGACAAGATCAAGGCGGAGAACGACCTGCAGGTGTTGCGGGGCTCCGGCCTCGACGAGAAGTCGCGCTCGATCCAGACCATCGTGGCGAGCCTCAACGCCACCAACCAGCAGATCAAGCAGCTCGAGGACACGCTGACGAGCGACGGCATGGCAGTCGGCGGGCGGCACGTCTCGGACGCGATCCTGGAATACGAGGGCCTGATGGTCGAGCGCACCATCGCCGAGAAGCTGCACGACTCGGCCACCGTGATGGCCGACCGCGCCCGGGTGGCGGCGAACCGCCAGCACGTCTACCTCGCGGTCTTCGTGCCGCCGACCAGACCCGAGCTCTCGACCGTCCCGATGCGCGGGCACGCCCTGTTCGTCGCCTTCTTCGCCTTCCTGGTGGTCTGGGGCTGCAGCAGCCTGCTGATCGCCGGCGTGAAGGACCACAACATGTAG
- a CDS encoding nucleotidyltransferase family protein, whose product MRVVGTHALFAYERLAGLRIASGHLATGDVDLPFDARARLSLVAEALPGADLRREGLIGLLRGVDRSFEPTGPESVRAVNRDGVMVDLIQPPPKHRMARGPRTRIGSSPEDLSAVEIEGLTWLVNCPEVSATTIDARGYPVGLVVPDPRAFALHKAWLAARGDRDPLKRGRDAGQARLVAALVAERLPHLPFDDPALGAIPRALRDRAAEILPRPAESGDPLEPGW is encoded by the coding sequence ATCCGGGTCGTCGGCACCCACGCCCTCTTCGCCTACGAGCGGCTGGCCGGCCTGCGCATCGCCAGCGGCCACCTCGCCACCGGCGACGTCGATCTCCCGTTCGATGCCCGCGCCCGCCTGAGCCTCGTCGCCGAAGCCCTGCCGGGCGCCGATCTGAGGCGGGAGGGGCTGATCGGGCTCCTGCGCGGCGTCGACCGGTCGTTCGAGCCGACGGGGCCCGAGAGCGTCCGGGCGGTGAACCGGGACGGCGTCATGGTCGACCTGATCCAGCCGCCGCCGAAGCACCGGATGGCGCGAGGTCCCCGCACCCGGATCGGGTCCTCGCCCGAGGATCTCAGCGCCGTCGAGATCGAAGGCCTGACCTGGCTCGTCAACTGCCCCGAGGTGAGCGCGACCACGATCGACGCCCGAGGCTACCCGGTCGGCCTCGTGGTGCCGGATCCGCGGGCCTTCGCGCTCCACAAGGCCTGGCTCGCCGCCCGCGGCGACCGCGACCCGCTGAAGCGCGGGCGCGACGCGGGCCAGGCCCGCCTCGTCGCGGCGCTCGTCGCGGAGCGCCTGCCGCATCTCCCCTTCGACGATCCGGCCCTCGGCGCGATCCCGCGGGCCCTGCGCGACCGGGCCGCGGAGATCCTGCCGCGGCCGGCCGAGAGCGGTGATCCGCTCGAGCCGGGCTGGTGA
- a CDS encoding AI-2E family transporter, with translation MIDDPVTARRLRDAMPVFTALATCLLVLAIGAILSLGRDVLMPITLAVLLSFVLAPAVRGLQRRRLPRSLAVLVVVLATFAGLGGLGLMIANEASQLASDLPRYTVTMREKIGALRAQAGGGATLERLFQAVQDLSQDLQPPEAAKPRGGPADAEKPMLVEVREPKAGLLSTLGSVVAPVLHPLATVGLILLFTLFFLAQREDLRNRAIRLAGSGDLRATTAAMDDAVARLSRFFLAQAGLNLAFGVVVAAGLWLIGVPSPVLWGVLAGILRFVPYIGAVIGMAFPLLVAAAVDPGWSMLIATVVLFAVVEPIAGHVVEPLLYGHSTGLSPVAVILAATLWTFLWGPVGLVLATPITVCLVVLGRHVERLSFLDVMLGDRPALAPSEIFYQRMLAGDPLEAIDKARQVLKERELATYYDEIALGGLRLAQNDRASGALAADRQQAVGQAIETVVTTLGAMPVSKGAAAMRSAETEAAVAALGPDRAATAIVRRPEDLAPAWRGQAPVLIVAARGPFDVAAAGMLAQVLGRHGLQARTTSQDALNRGERPDMEGVALVCLSYIEPISTSHIRLAARLARRANPGVRVMVAVWRERDPAGRDRLRRATSADILVTTITDALDAALRLSGAGETREAPRRAA, from the coding sequence ATGATCGACGATCCCGTGACGGCGCGCCGCCTGCGCGACGCGATGCCGGTGTTCACGGCGCTGGCGACCTGCCTGCTGGTTCTCGCCATCGGGGCGATCCTGTCCCTCGGGCGGGACGTCTTGATGCCGATCACGCTCGCGGTGCTGCTCAGCTTCGTCCTGGCGCCCGCGGTGCGGGGGCTCCAGCGCCGGCGCCTGCCGCGCTCGCTCGCGGTGCTCGTCGTGGTGCTGGCGACCTTCGCAGGCTTGGGGGGCCTCGGCCTGATGATCGCCAACGAGGCCTCGCAGCTCGCCTCCGACCTGCCGCGCTACACCGTGACGATGCGCGAGAAGATCGGGGCGCTGCGCGCCCAGGCCGGCGGCGGCGCCACCCTGGAGCGCCTGTTCCAGGCGGTGCAGGACCTGAGCCAGGACCTGCAGCCGCCGGAGGCGGCCAAGCCCCGCGGCGGTCCGGCGGACGCCGAGAAGCCGATGCTGGTCGAGGTGCGCGAGCCGAAGGCCGGCCTGCTCTCGACCCTCGGCAGCGTCGTCGCCCCGGTGCTGCACCCGCTCGCAACCGTCGGGCTGATCCTGCTCTTCACCCTGTTCTTCCTCGCCCAGCGCGAGGACCTGCGCAACCGCGCCATCCGCCTCGCGGGCTCGGGCGACCTGCGCGCCACGACCGCGGCGATGGACGACGCGGTGGCGCGCCTGTCGCGGTTCTTCCTCGCGCAGGCCGGCCTCAACCTCGCCTTCGGGGTGGTGGTGGCGGCAGGCCTGTGGCTGATCGGCGTGCCGAGCCCGGTCCTGTGGGGCGTGCTCGCCGGCATCCTGCGCTTCGTGCCGTATATCGGGGCGGTCATCGGCATGGCGTTCCCGCTCCTCGTGGCGGCGGCGGTCGATCCGGGCTGGTCGATGCTGATCGCCACGGTCGTGCTGTTCGCCGTCGTCGAGCCGATCGCCGGCCACGTCGTCGAGCCGCTGCTCTACGGCCACTCGACCGGGCTCTCGCCGGTGGCGGTGATCCTGGCCGCGACCCTGTGGACCTTCCTGTGGGGGCCGGTCGGCCTCGTGCTCGCGACCCCGATCACCGTCTGCCTGGTGGTGCTGGGACGCCACGTCGAGCGCCTGTCCTTCCTCGACGTGATGCTGGGCGACCGGCCGGCGCTCGCGCCCTCCGAGATCTTCTACCAGCGAATGCTGGCGGGCGACCCCCTCGAGGCGATCGACAAGGCCCGCCAGGTGCTGAAGGAGCGGGAGCTCGCGACCTACTACGACGAGATCGCCCTCGGCGGCCTGCGGCTCGCCCAGAACGACCGGGCGAGCGGGGCGCTCGCGGCGGACCGCCAGCAGGCGGTCGGCCAGGCGATCGAGACCGTGGTGACGACCCTCGGCGCCATGCCGGTCAGCAAGGGCGCCGCCGCCATGCGCAGCGCCGAGACCGAGGCCGCGGTCGCGGCGCTCGGGCCCGACCGGGCCGCCACCGCGATCGTGCGCCGGCCGGAGGACCTGGCCCCGGCCTGGCGCGGGCAGGCCCCGGTGTTGATCGTGGCCGCCCGCGGGCCCTTCGACGTCGCTGCCGCCGGCATGCTGGCCCAGGTGCTCGGGCGCCACGGCCTCCAGGCCCGCACGACCTCCCAGGACGCCCTGAACCGGGGCGAGCGGCCGGACATGGAGGGCGTGGCCCTGGTCTGCCTGTCCTACATCGAGCCGATCAGCACCTCCCACATCCGGCTCGCCGCGCGGCTGGCCCGGCGGGCGAATCCGGGCGTGCGGGTGATGGTGGCGGTCTGGCGCGAGCGCGACCCGGCCGGCCGCGACCGCCTGCGCCGGGCGACCTCGGCCGACATCCTGGTCACCACCATCACCGACGCCCTCGACGCCGCCCTCCGGCTCTCGGGCGCGGGCGAGACCCGCGAGGCCCCGCGCCGGGCGGCCTGA
- the glgX gene encoding glycogen debranching protein GlgX: MELTSKPAPENPAASPLARRATRISEGQPFPLGATWDGLGVNFALFSAHATKVELCLFDDSGETEIERIELPEYTDEVWHGYLPDARPGTIYGYRVHGPYEPEAGHRFNPNKLLLDPYAKALVGSVTWNPALFGYVMESGDDTTFDTRDSAPFTRKCRVIDPAFTWGRDQKPNVPWDKTVFYETHVKGFTKLHPAVPERLRGTYAGLGTPEVLAYIRSLGVTSVELLPIHSFVNDSYLLEKDLVNYWGYNTLSFFAPARRYAAVPDFAFSEFKEMVARMHGAGLEVILDVVYNHTAEGNEKGPTLSFKGIDNASYYRLLPDQKRYYINDTGTGNTVNLSHPRVLQMVTDSLRYWATEMRVDGFRFDLATILGREPYGFDEGGGFLDSCRQDPVLSSVKLIAEPWDCGPGGYQVGGFPPGWAEWNDRFRDEVRGYWKGDEGLLPALASRLTGSADKFNKRGRRPWASVNFITAHDGFTLADTVSYNEKHNSANGEDNRDGHSHNLSYNYGAEGPTDDPEIRAVRMRQMRNLLATLLLSRGTPMLLAGDEFARTQRGNNNAYCQDNEISWIDWGGIGEEERDLAEFTQRLLILRKSLPMLSRGRFLTGAYDADLGVKDVSWLTPSGTEMNPENWNDGGARSLAVVLDGRAQSSGIHRRGGEATLMLLFNAYHDVVEFTLPEVVGGDAWMRVLDTNLPDTQDLARFGVGDTYAVTGRSMLMFVLRPTDVDHASETWRSYQHVIQAFERAESECVAFGLPHEG, from the coding sequence ATGGAACTCACGTCCAAGCCCGCGCCGGAGAACCCGGCGGCCTCGCCTCTCGCCCGGCGCGCCACGCGCATCAGCGAGGGCCAGCCCTTCCCGCTCGGCGCCACCTGGGACGGCCTCGGCGTCAATTTCGCGCTGTTCTCCGCGCACGCCACCAAGGTCGAATTGTGCCTGTTCGACGATTCCGGCGAGACCGAGATCGAGCGGATCGAGCTGCCCGAATACACCGACGAGGTCTGGCACGGCTACCTGCCGGATGCCCGTCCCGGGACGATCTACGGCTACCGGGTCCACGGCCCCTACGAGCCGGAGGCCGGCCACCGCTTCAACCCCAACAAGCTCTTGCTCGACCCCTACGCCAAGGCGCTGGTCGGCTCCGTCACCTGGAACCCGGCGCTGTTCGGCTACGTGATGGAGAGCGGCGACGACACCACCTTCGACACCCGCGACAGCGCGCCCTTCACCCGCAAGTGCCGGGTGATCGATCCCGCCTTCACCTGGGGCCGCGACCAGAAGCCGAACGTGCCGTGGGACAAGACCGTCTTCTACGAGACCCACGTCAAGGGCTTCACCAAGCTGCACCCGGCCGTCCCCGAGCGCCTGCGCGGCACCTATGCGGGCCTCGGCACGCCTGAGGTGCTGGCCTATATCCGCAGCCTCGGCGTCACCTCGGTCGAGCTCCTGCCGATCCACTCCTTCGTCAACGACAGCTACCTGCTGGAAAAGGACCTGGTGAACTACTGGGGGTACAACACCCTCTCGTTCTTCGCCCCCGCCCGCCGCTACGCCGCCGTGCCGGACTTCGCCTTCTCGGAGTTCAAGGAGATGGTGGCCCGCATGCACGGGGCCGGCCTCGAGGTGATCCTCGACGTGGTCTACAACCACACCGCCGAGGGCAACGAGAAGGGCCCGACCCTGTCGTTCAAGGGCATCGACAACGCCTCGTACTACCGGCTGCTGCCCGACCAGAAGCGCTACTACATCAACGACACCGGCACGGGGAACACCGTCAACCTCTCGCACCCGCGGGTGCTGCAGATGGTGACGGACAGCTTGCGCTACTGGGCGACCGAGATGCGGGTCGACGGCTTCCGCTTCGACCTCGCGACGATCCTCGGCCGCGAGCCCTACGGCTTCGACGAGGGCGGCGGCTTCCTCGATTCCTGCCGCCAGGACCCGGTCCTGTCCTCCGTCAAGCTGATCGCCGAGCCGTGGGATTGCGGCCCGGGCGGCTACCAGGTCGGCGGCTTCCCGCCCGGCTGGGCCGAGTGGAACGACCGCTTCCGCGACGAGGTGCGCGGCTACTGGAAGGGCGACGAGGGTCTGCTCCCGGCGCTCGCCTCCCGCCTCACCGGCTCGGCCGACAAGTTCAACAAGCGCGGCCGGCGCCCCTGGGCCTCGGTGAACTTCATCACCGCGCATGACGGCTTCACCCTCGCCGACACGGTCTCGTACAACGAGAAGCACAATTCCGCGAACGGCGAGGACAACCGGGACGGCCACTCGCACAATCTCTCCTACAATTACGGCGCGGAGGGACCGACCGACGATCCCGAGATCCGCGCCGTGCGGATGCGCCAGATGCGCAACCTGCTGGCGACGCTGCTGCTCTCCCGCGGCACGCCGATGCTGCTCGCCGGCGACGAGTTCGCCCGCACCCAGCGCGGCAACAACAACGCCTATTGCCAGGACAACGAGATCTCGTGGATCGACTGGGGGGGAATCGGCGAGGAGGAGCGCGATCTCGCGGAGTTCACCCAGCGCCTCCTGATCCTGCGCAAGTCCCTGCCGATGCTGAGCCGCGGGCGGTTCCTCACCGGCGCCTACGACGCCGATCTCGGCGTCAAGGACGTGAGCTGGCTCACCCCGTCCGGGACCGAGATGAACCCGGAGAACTGGAACGACGGCGGCGCGCGCTCGCTCGCCGTCGTGCTCGACGGCCGGGCCCAGTCGAGCGGCATCCACCGGCGCGGGGGCGAGGCGACCCTGATGCTCCTGTTCAACGCCTATCACGACGTCGTGGAGTTCACCCTGCCGGAGGTGGTGGGGGGCGATGCCTGGATGCGGGTGCTCGACACCAACCTGCCCGACACCCAGGACCTCGCCCGGTTCGGCGTCGGCGACACCTACGCGGTCACCGGCCGCTCGATGCTGATGTTCGTGCTGCGTCCGACCGACGTGGATCACGCCAGCGAGACCTGGCGCTCCTACCAGCACGTGATCCAGGCCTTCGAGCGGGCGGAATCGGAGTGCGTGGCGTTCGGGTTGCCGCACGAGGGGTGA
- a CDS encoding CBS domain-containing protein, with product MSATIADVMSRDVEFIAGEAPVQEAAVLMGELDVGALPVGTPDSLDGVVTDRDILYRVVAQGLDPRNVRVSEVLSRPVVSCAETDPVRTALDLMAAHHVRRLPVRDAGGRVTGWVTLADLSRALLLGGDALQTSLKRLTEEA from the coding sequence ATGAGCGCGACGATCGCGGACGTGATGAGCAGGGACGTGGAGTTCATCGCCGGCGAGGCCCCGGTGCAGGAGGCCGCGGTGCTGATGGGGGAACTCGACGTCGGCGCCCTGCCGGTCGGCACGCCGGATTCCCTCGACGGCGTCGTCACCGACCGCGACATCCTCTACCGGGTCGTCGCCCAGGGGCTCGACCCGCGCAACGTCCGGGTGAGCGAAGTGCTGTCGCGCCCGGTCGTGTCCTGCGCCGAGACCGACCCGGTGCGCACCGCCCTCGACCTGATGGCCGCCCACCACGTCCGGCGCCTGCCGGTGCGCGATGCGGGCGGGCGCGTCACCGGCTGGGTCACCCTGGCGGACCTGTCGCGGGCGCTGCTGCTCGGGGGGGACGCGCTCCAGACCTCGCTCAAGCGCCTGACCGAGGAGGCGTGA
- a CDS encoding MFS transporter, whose product MAHAQHDALGTDALGIGTIRTITWRLMPLLGLMYLIAYIDRQNVSYAKLQMVGDLGLSEAAYGFGASLFFLAYFLFEVPSNVILERVGARVWFTRIMATWGIITILLGFSTGPVMFYVLRFLLGAAEAGFFPGVLYALTLWFPQVFRGRMVGWFMIASALANAVGAAIGGALLDLDGLLGYRGWQWVFIATGVPAVLLAFVVFFILPDRPSAAPWLGADQKRWLADTLAREAADTPHTDHHNPFRVLADIRVVLLALLYVAFPLAAYGLSYWLPTVVKGFGVSNTMNGFINIIPWICVALALWWVPRHAARTGETTWHIAGPALVGALGLVLSVVLPGDAVKFACLCVAAAGIFSGQPVFWSLPPTFLRGATAAAGIAMINSVGNLGGFIAQNVVPWIRDVSGSTLVPMLFLAACLLVGVVMVFVVQGVLRRRTVAEAGGLAPVRR is encoded by the coding sequence ATGGCACATGCACAGCACGACGCCCTCGGCACCGATGCTCTCGGCATCGGCACCATCAGGACGATCACCTGGCGGTTGATGCCGCTCCTCGGCCTGATGTACCTGATCGCCTATATCGACCGGCAGAACGTCTCCTACGCCAAGCTGCAGATGGTGGGCGACCTGGGGCTCAGCGAGGCGGCCTACGGCTTCGGCGCCTCGCTGTTCTTCCTCGCCTACTTCCTGTTCGAGGTGCCCTCGAACGTCATCCTGGAGCGGGTCGGCGCCCGGGTGTGGTTCACCCGCATCATGGCGACCTGGGGCATCATCACGATCCTGCTCGGCTTCTCGACCGGGCCGGTGATGTTCTACGTGCTGCGCTTCCTCCTGGGCGCGGCGGAGGCCGGGTTCTTCCCCGGCGTGCTCTACGCGCTCACCCTGTGGTTCCCGCAGGTCTTCCGCGGCCGGATGGTCGGCTGGTTCATGATCGCGAGCGCGCTGGCCAACGCCGTCGGCGCGGCGATCGGCGGCGCGCTGCTCGACCTCGACGGCCTGCTCGGCTACCGCGGCTGGCAGTGGGTGTTCATCGCCACCGGCGTGCCGGCGGTGCTCCTCGCCTTCGTGGTGTTCTTCATCCTGCCCGACCGGCCTTCGGCGGCACCCTGGCTCGGGGCCGACCAGAAGCGGTGGCTCGCCGACACCCTGGCGCGCGAGGCCGCCGACACCCCCCACACCGACCACCACAACCCGTTCCGGGTGCTCGCCGACATCCGCGTGGTGCTGCTCGCGCTGCTCTACGTCGCCTTCCCGCTCGCGGCCTACGGCCTGAGCTACTGGCTGCCGACGGTGGTGAAGGGCTTCGGCGTCTCGAACACGATGAACGGCTTCATCAACATCATTCCGTGGATCTGCGTGGCGCTGGCCCTGTGGTGGGTGCCCCGGCACGCGGCGCGCACGGGCGAGACCACCTGGCACATCGCCGGCCCGGCCCTCGTCGGGGCGCTGGGGCTCGTCCTCAGCGTGGTGCTGCCCGGCGACGCGGTGAAGTTCGCCTGCCTGTGCGTGGCCGCCGCCGGCATCTTCTCGGGCCAGCCGGTGTTCTGGTCGCTGCCGCCGACCTTCCTGCGTGGCGCCACCGCGGCGGCCGGCATCGCGATGATCAACTCGGTCGGCAACCTCGGCGGCTTCATCGCCCAGAACGTCGTGCCGTGGATCCGCGACGTCAGCGGCAGCACCCTCGTGCCGATGCTGTTCCTCGCCGCCTGCCTCCTCGTCGGCGTCGTGATGGTGTTCGTGGTCCAGGGCGTCCTGCGCCGCCGCACGGTGGCCGAGGCCGGGGGGCTCGCGCCGGTGCGGCGCTGA
- the cbiB gene encoding adenosylcobinamide-phosphate synthase CbiB yields MTALLHPPDSLVLLVLALAIEAALGYPDRLYRLAGHPVTWIGALIAALDRRLNRATDPDGRRRAAGVLALALVLSATGLAALALALGCGALGLPGLVLCALLAASLPAQRSLHDHVARVADDLDRDGLSGGRRAVAMIVGRNPESLDEAALCRAAIESLSENFSDGIVAPAFWLGVGGLPGGALYKAINTADSMIGHRTPRHEAFGWAAARLDDLVNLPASRLTAGLVVAAAALTPGASARDAVRAVRRDAGRHRSPNAGWPEAAMAGALGLRLAGPRVYGATRVEDAWMGSGRAEATGEDIRRALVLYRRACGLLWGSAAGLAGVGLMV; encoded by the coding sequence ATGACCGCCCTGCTGCACCCGCCCGACAGCCTCGTGCTGCTCGTCCTCGCCCTCGCGATCGAGGCCGCCCTCGGCTACCCGGACCGCCTGTACAGGCTGGCCGGCCACCCTGTCACCTGGATCGGCGCCCTGATCGCCGCCCTCGACCGGCGCCTCAACCGCGCGACCGATCCGGACGGGCGCCGGCGCGCCGCCGGGGTGCTGGCCCTCGCCCTCGTCCTGTCCGCCACGGGCCTCGCCGCCCTCGCCCTCGCCCTCGGCTGCGGCGCCCTCGGGCTTCCCGGCCTCGTCCTCTGCGCGCTGCTGGCCGCGAGCCTGCCGGCGCAGCGCAGCCTGCACGACCACGTCGCCCGGGTGGCGGACGACCTCGACCGCGACGGCCTCTCCGGCGGGCGCCGGGCGGTGGCGATGATCGTCGGGCGCAACCCCGAGAGCCTCGACGAGGCCGCGCTCTGCCGCGCCGCGATCGAGAGTCTCTCCGAGAACTTTTCCGACGGCATCGTGGCGCCGGCCTTCTGGCTCGGGGTCGGGGGCCTGCCCGGGGGGGCGCTCTACAAGGCGATCAACACCGCCGACAGCATGATCGGCCACCGCACGCCCCGGCACGAGGCCTTCGGCTGGGCCGCCGCCCGCCTCGACGACCTCGTCAACCTGCCGGCCTCGCGCCTCACCGCCGGGCTCGTCGTCGCGGCCGCCGCCCTGACGCCGGGCGCCTCGGCGCGCGACGCGGTGCGCGCCGTGCGCCGCGATGCCGGCCGCCACCGCTCGCCCAATGCCGGCTGGCCCGAAGCCGCGATGGCCGGCGCTCTCGGCCTGCGCCTCGCCGGCCCGCGGGTCTACGGCGCGACGCGGGTCGAGGATGCCTGGATGGGGTCGGGCCGGGCCGAGGCGACCGGGGAGGACATCCGGCGCGCGCTCGTGCTGTACCGGCGGGCCTGCGGGCTGTTGTGGGGATCGGCGGCGGGGCTGGCGGGCGTCGGGCTGATGGTGTGA
- a CDS encoding efflux RND transporter periplasmic adaptor subunit, with the protein MTRALAFLGRFAVTAVMLVLALVVGTALWDYYLEAPWTRDGRVRAEVVGVAPDVSGLVRDVEVRDNQEVRRGDVLFRIDPDRFGLALRQADAVVAGRKATLVQAEADLARYRQLSDNVVSQQKLEATLAAEQGARAAYDQAVADRDLARLNLDRSEVRASVNGRISNLELRPGAYVAVGKAVMALVDGDTLHVQGYFEETKLDRIHPGDPVTVRLMGEDRDVTGRVESVAAGIEDRERSASSTLLANVNPTFAWVRLAQRVPVRVALDANVDRDRLTVGRTATVVVHPRGERPEIRPFEGLRHLGLRDGWEALKTNLQVSRR; encoded by the coding sequence ATGACCCGCGCGCTCGCCTTCCTCGGCCGCTTCGCCGTCACCGCCGTCATGCTGGTCCTCGCCCTCGTGGTCGGGACCGCGCTCTGGGACTACTACCTCGAGGCCCCCTGGACCCGCGACGGGCGGGTGCGGGCCGAGGTGGTCGGCGTCGCCCCCGACGTGTCGGGCCTCGTGCGCGACGTCGAGGTGCGCGACAACCAGGAGGTCCGGCGCGGCGACGTGCTGTTCCGCATCGACCCCGACCGCTTCGGCCTGGCGCTTCGCCAGGCGGACGCCGTGGTGGCCGGCCGCAAGGCCACCCTGGTCCAGGCCGAGGCCGACCTCGCGCGCTACCGTCAGCTCAGCGACAACGTCGTGTCGCAGCAGAAGCTGGAGGCCACGCTCGCCGCCGAGCAGGGCGCGCGCGCGGCCTACGACCAGGCGGTCGCCGACCGCGACCTCGCCAGGCTCAACCTCGACCGGTCCGAGGTGCGCGCCTCGGTCAACGGACGCATCAGCAACCTCGAATTGCGTCCCGGCGCCTACGTGGCGGTCGGCAAGGCGGTGATGGCGCTCGTCGACGGCGACACCCTGCACGTCCAGGGCTACTTCGAGGAGACGAAGCTCGACCGCATCCATCCGGGCGATCCCGTCACCGTGCGGCTGATGGGCGAGGACCGCGACGTCACCGGCAGGGTCGAGAGCGTCGCCGCCGGCATCGAGGACCGCGAGCGCTCCGCCAGTTCCACGTTGCTCGCCAACGTCAACCCGACCTTCGCCTGGGTGCGCCTCGCCCAGCGCGTGCCGGTCCGCGTCGCCCTCGACGCGAACGTCGACCGCGACCGCCTGACCGTCGGGCGCACCGCGACCGTGGTGGTGCACCCGCGCGGCGAGCGGCCGGAGATCCGCCCCTTCGAGGGCTTGCGCCATCTGGGCCTGCGCGACGGCTGGGAGGCGCTGAAGACCAACCTGCAGGTGAGCCGTCGCTGA
- a CDS encoding DUF1656 domain-containing protein, producing MADIDLYGVFVPALLVWAVAAFLVNLGLRRLIGALGLYRLVWHRALFDLCLYLVCLGGVVSLAGRLT from the coding sequence ATGGCCGACATCGACCTCTACGGCGTCTTCGTGCCGGCCCTGCTGGTCTGGGCGGTGGCCGCCTTCCTCGTCAACCTGGGCTTGCGCCGCCTGATCGGCGCGCTCGGGCTCTACCGCCTGGTCTGGCACCGGGCGCTGTTCGATCTCTGCCTCTACCTCGTGTGCCTCGGCGGCGTCGTGTCGCTCGCCGGCCGCCTGACCTGA
- a CDS encoding response regulator has protein sequence MAKILLVEDHEEIWDFLSRRLKRRGYEVVLAHDGEEGVMKARTSRPDIILLDMNLPVLDGWSAARALKSDAETARIPIIALTAHAMSGDREKVIQAGCDDYHPKPVDFSKLLTQIGAALGTPPSP, from the coding sequence GTGGCGAAGATCCTTCTCGTCGAGGACCACGAGGAAATCTGGGATTTCCTCTCCCGGCGGCTCAAGCGGCGGGGCTACGAGGTGGTCCTCGCCCATGACGGCGAGGAGGGCGTGATGAAGGCCCGCACCAGCCGGCCGGACATCATCCTGCTCGACATGAACCTGCCGGTGCTCGACGGCTGGTCGGCGGCGCGCGCGCTCAAGTCCGACGCCGAGACCGCCCGGATCCCGATCATCGCGCTCACCGCCCACGCCATGTCGGGCGACCGCGAGAAGGTGATCCAGGCCGGCTGCGACGACTACCACCCGAAGCCGGTCGACTTCTCGAAGCTCCTGACCCAGATCGGCGCCGCCCTCGGCACGCCGCCGTCTCCTTAA